Proteins encoded together in one Micromonospora kangleipakensis window:
- the rpsK gene encoding 30S ribosomal protein S11, with protein MPPKARAGAAVKKVRRKERKNVAHGQAHIKSTFNNTIVSITDPTGAVISWASAGQVGFKGSRKSTPFAAQLAAEAAARRAMEHGMRKVDVFVKGPGSGRETAIRSLQAVGLEVGQISDVTPQPHNGCRPPKRRRV; from the coding sequence ATGCCACCGAAGGCTCGTGCCGGAGCCGCTGTCAAGAAGGTCCGGCGCAAGGAACGCAAGAACGTCGCCCACGGGCAGGCGCACATCAAGAGCACCTTCAACAACACCATCGTGTCCATCACGGACCCGACCGGTGCGGTCATCTCCTGGGCCTCCGCGGGCCAGGTTGGCTTCAAGGGCTCGCGCAAGTCGACCCCGTTCGCCGCGCAGCTGGCCGCCGAGGCCGCCGCGCGTCGGGCGATGGAGCACGGCATGCGCAAGGTCGACGTGTTCGTCAAGGGCCCCGGCTCCGGCCGGGAGACCGCTATCCGTTCGCTGCAGGCCGTCGGGCTGGAGGTCGGGCAGATCTCCGACGTCACCCCGCAGCCGCACAACGGGTGCCGTCCGCCGAAGCGTCGTCGGGTCTGA
- the rpsD gene encoding 30S ribosomal protein S4, with protein sequence MARYTGADCRRCRREKMKLFLKGSKCDGPKCPFESRPFPPGQHGRGRTKETEYLLQLREKQKARRVYGVLEKQFRGYYEEAVGKQAKTGEVLLQILESRLDNVVYRAGYAHSRDMARQLVKHGHFTVNGKKVDIPSYRVKEHDIIEVRGKSKELTPFIVAQAQAGSRAVPAWLEAIPSQMKILVHSLPARQVIDTQVQEQLIVELYSK encoded by the coding sequence ATGGCTCGTTACACCGGTGCTGACTGCCGCCGTTGCCGGCGGGAGAAGATGAAGCTGTTCCTCAAGGGCAGCAAGTGCGATGGCCCGAAGTGCCCGTTCGAGTCCCGGCCGTTCCCGCCCGGGCAGCACGGCCGCGGCCGCACCAAGGAGACGGAGTACCTGCTCCAGCTCCGTGAGAAGCAGAAGGCCCGCCGCGTCTACGGCGTGCTGGAGAAGCAGTTCCGCGGTTACTACGAGGAGGCCGTGGGCAAGCAGGCCAAGACCGGTGAGGTCCTCCTGCAGATCCTCGAGTCGCGGCTGGACAACGTCGTTTACCGGGCTGGCTACGCGCACTCGCGTGACATGGCCCGCCAGCTGGTCAAGCACGGCCACTTCACGGTGAACGGCAAGAAGGTCGACATCCCGTCGTACCGCGTCAAGGAGCACGACATCATCGAGGTCCGGGGGAAGAGCAAGGAGCTGACCCCGTTCATCGTTGCGCAGGCTCAGGCGGGTTCGCGGGCGGTGCCGGCCTGGCTCGAGGCCATCCCCAGCCAGATGAAGATCCTGGTGCACTCGCTCCCGGCCCGGCAGGTCATCGACACGCAGGTCCAGGAGCAGCTGATCGTCGAGCTCTACTCCAAGTAA
- a CDS encoding DNA-directed RNA polymerase subunit alpha → MLISQRPSLSEESINETRSRFTIEPLEPGFGYTLGNSLRRTLLSSIPGAAVTSIKIDGVLHEFTTIPGVKEDVVELVMNIKELCVSSEHDEPVSMYLRKQGPGDVTAGDIQPPAGVSVHNPDLKLATLNGKGRLDMELTVERGRGYVTAAQNKQAGAEIGRIPVDSIYSPVLKVTYRVEATRVEQRTDFDRLIIDVETKPSMGPRTALASAGSTLVELFGLARELDETAEGIDIGPSPQDAQLAADLALPIEELDLTVRSYNCLKREGINSVGELIGRTEADLLDIRNFGQKSIDEVKMKLAGMGLGLKDSAPNFDPAHVVDAFGEADYDTDDYRETEQL, encoded by the coding sequence ATGCTCATCAGCCAGCGACCGTCTCTCTCCGAAGAGTCGATCAACGAGACCCGCTCCCGGTTCACCATCGAGCCGCTGGAGCCGGGCTTCGGCTACACCCTGGGCAACTCGCTGCGTCGTACGCTGCTGTCGTCCATCCCGGGCGCGGCCGTCACCTCGATCAAGATCGACGGTGTGCTGCACGAGTTCACCACGATCCCCGGTGTCAAGGAGGACGTGGTCGAGCTCGTCATGAACATCAAGGAGCTCTGCGTCAGCTCCGAGCACGACGAGCCGGTCAGCATGTACCTGCGCAAGCAGGGCCCGGGCGACGTGACCGCCGGTGACATCCAGCCCCCGGCCGGTGTCTCGGTGCACAACCCGGACCTGAAGCTCGCCACCCTGAACGGCAAGGGCCGGCTCGACATGGAGCTGACCGTCGAGCGGGGCCGGGGCTACGTCACGGCCGCGCAGAACAAGCAGGCGGGCGCCGAGATCGGCCGGATCCCGGTCGACTCGATCTACTCGCCGGTGCTCAAGGTGACGTACCGCGTCGAGGCGACCCGCGTCGAGCAGCGGACCGACTTCGACCGGCTGATCATCGACGTCGAGACCAAGCCGTCGATGGGCCCGCGTACCGCGCTGGCCTCGGCCGGCTCGACGCTGGTGGAGCTCTTCGGCCTGGCCCGGGAGCTGGACGAGACCGCCGAGGGCATCGACATCGGGCCGTCCCCGCAGGACGCCCAGCTGGCGGCGGACCTGGCCCTGCCGATCGAGGAGCTGGACCTCACCGTCCGCTCCTACAACTGCCTCAAGCGCGAGGGCATCAACTCCGTTGGTGAGCTCATCGGGCGTACCGAGGCCGACCTCCTCGACATCCGGAATTTCGGTCAGAAGTCGATCGACGAGGTCAAGATGAAGCTCGCCGGGATGGGTCTCGGGCTGAAGGACTCGGCTCCGAACTTCGACCCGGCGCACGTCGTGGACGCCTTCGGCGAGGCCGACTACGACACCGACGACTACCGCGAGACCGAGCAGCTCTAG
- the rpsM gene encoding 30S ribosomal protein S13, which produces MARLVGVDLPREKRMEIALTYIFGVGRTRALETLAATGISPDKRARDLTDEELVQLRNHIEGNYKVEGDLRREVAADIRRKVEIGCYAGIRHRRGLPVRGQRTKTNARTRKGPKRTVAGKKKPGKK; this is translated from the coding sequence ATGGCACGTCTAGTCGGCGTGGACCTCCCCCGCGAGAAGCGGATGGAGATCGCGCTCACCTACATCTTCGGGGTCGGTCGCACCCGCGCCCTGGAGACACTCGCTGCTACCGGCATCTCGCCGGACAAGCGCGCTCGGGACCTCACGGATGAGGAGCTGGTCCAGCTCCGCAACCACATCGAGGGCAACTACAAGGTAGAAGGCGACCTGCGCCGCGAGGTCGCCGCTGACATCCGCCGCAAGGTCGAGATCGGCTGCTACGCCGGCATCCGGCACCGCCGGGGCCTGCCCGTGCGTGGCCAGCGGACCAAGACCAACGCGCGGACCCGGAAGGGCCCGAAGCGGACCGTCGCCGGCAAGAAGAAGCCCGGCAAGAAGTAA
- the rpmJ gene encoding 50S ribosomal protein L36 gives MKVKPSVKRICNNCRIIRRHGRVMVICSSDPRHKQRQG, from the coding sequence GTGAAGGTCAAGCCGAGCGTCAAGAGGATCTGCAACAACTGCCGGATCATCCGGCGGCACGGCCGGGTCATGGTCATCTGCTCTTCTGACCCGCGCCACAAGCAGCGCCAGGGCTGA